The following are encoded together in the Salvelinus alpinus chromosome 37, SLU_Salpinus.1, whole genome shotgun sequence genome:
- the LOC139565943 gene encoding unique cartilage matrix-associated protein-like has product MSWTHLVFLSLLATLLILTLSPGVRSASVRDGREGKAAEPKGSARRVFMPEADAANFFKKRSRRSAKHEAEVLAEQRVRLSADERRREYYDEQRNEFENYVEEERDEQDERTREKTEQWREFHYDGLYPRYPRGW; this is encoded by the exons ATGTCCTGGACTCatctggtctttctctctctgctcgccACCCTCCTCATCCTCACAC tcTCCCCCGGGGTGCGGAGTGCATCGgtgagagatggaagagagggaaAAGCTGCAGAGCCCAAAG GGTCAGCGCGGCGAGTCTTCATGCCCGAGGCGGATGCAGCAAACTTCTTCAAAAAGCGTAGTCGGCGCTCGGCCAAACATGAGGCGGAGGTCCTCG CTGAGCAGAGGGTAAGGCTGTCAgctgatgagaggaggagggagtacTATGACGAACAGAGGAACGAGTTTGAGAACTATGTGGAAGAGGAGCGCGATG aGCAGGATGAGAGGACACGGGAGAAGACAGAGCAGTGGCGTGAGTTCCACTATGATGGACTCTACCCCCGCTATCCCCGCGGTTGGTGA